CAAAAAATGGCTCAGTTAAAGGCAGGAGCTAAAAAGCTTAATATACCTACCCTATACGTTAATGACAACTATGGCAGATGGCAATCTGATTTTCCTGGTATTGTAGAAGAGATGAAGCAAAGCGAACAAGGAAAAAAAATCATCAACCTTCTTCAACCTGATAACGATGACTATTTTATTTTAAAACCACAATACTCTGCTTTTTTTATGACCCCACTGGAATTATTGCTTGATTACTTAAATGTGAAGTCGCTCATTATTTGTGGTGTTGCTGGCAATAGGTGCATACATTTTACAGCAAATGATGCGTATATGCGAGGATACAAACTTTATATTCCTTCTGATTGTACGGCTTCTAATTCTCAAGAAGAAAATGACGAAGCCCTTCACTTAATGGCACATGTCCTTAAAGCCACTATTCAGCCATCCGAAGAACTTGATTTGGAAGCAATAAAGTTTGAATGGCGTCATCAGGAACGTTAACATTCGTGCCCGTTACGCCTGATCAGTGAAGGAATAAGGACACTTTTTACTATAAAGTTAAGCTTCAATCAGTGGGCGTTTTCCTTCATCCCCCACTGATTGTTCGTTTAACTTATGGGACCTTTAGGGGCAGTTTATCCCCCACCTAAACTTTTCGACCACCTTCTTAAGTTTTCAGGTGGGGGTTTTACTGCCCCTTAAGAGTGGGATAAACATTCACCTTTACCTTATGAGATAGATCAGCTATAATAACACTATAACCATAGTGTTAAATTACACTTTGCCATATTTACCACTCATTCGCCGATAACGCCATAAAGACCCCGGACGTATCCGCGGGCCCTTTTTTTGGCTTCATGCGAGCCTAAAGACAACACCATGCCCCCCTTTCGGATATTCCCATTTTATATTCTCATGAGGACATCCAATTCTGCAGCTTCCACACTCATGACAGCCTTCATAGCCTACAAACATCCTGTCACCTTCCCATTTATACACTTCCCCAGGACAAAACAATGTACAGGCTTTATCGGGGCAGTCCGTAGCACAAAGGTCATGGTTTAACACTTCCAGATGCGATTTTTTATCACAATTAAAGCGAATGAGATACTGTTTGTCTTCCAATGTTTTTGCCATGTTATTTCACCGCCTTCCAGGCTTTGTACATATCTTTCGCTAAACCGAGCTTCCCTCTTCCCGCTGTCATTTTTGCCATAATTTTCTTCTGTTTTTCTCGTTTAGGTGTGCCATCTACCGAGAAAAAAGTATGCATGGCTTCGTTCATTAATGGAATGTACTCTTGAAAATATTGTGGGTTTTCTTCAAATGTATGAGCAGCCTCTTTGTATTTTTTAAGATCTTTTCCGATAAAGCTGTCATAGATAGTGGTTCGATAACTATCGAGCGTTCGCTCGGAGTAATCCCCTATTTCCTTTGCTTCTATGATCGTTTCAGCTGCCATTTTTCCCGATGCCATGGCCATATTAGAGCCTTCCCGATGGATAGCATTGACGAACTGTGCAGCATCTCCTACCACTAGTACACCGTCCCCTACAAGTTTAGGGATAGCGTGGTATCCGCCTTCTGGGATTAGATGGGCTAAATACTCCTGTGTTTCTGCCCCTTCTATATAAGGCTGAATCATCGGGTGATCTTTTAAGCGTTCCAACAGTTCATAAGGCTTTAGTTTTTTCTTTACCATGCCTGATAACGTAGTGCCGACGCCGATGTTAACGCTATCCTTATTTGTATACAAAAAACCTGTGCCTAAAATCCCTTGAGTAGCGTCTCCAAATATTTCAACTGAAACCCCTTGATCATCTTTAATATTGAATCGTTCATTAATGACCTTCTTTTGAATTTTCAATACTTCCATGACGGTTAATGCCACTTCATTCGGCTTCCATTCTTTGTGAAAACCGAGCTGTTTACCAAGCAGCGAGTTCACTCCGTCAGCTAATACAACCACATCTGCATAAACGTCGCCATCAGGGCGATCCGTTTTAACACCGATCACTTTACCGTCCTCAACGAGGCATTCTGTCACAACCGTTTCATTAATGAGGAGGGCGCCTTGCTCTACTGCTTTCTCTGCAAACCATTTATCAAATTTTGCTCTTAAAACAGTGAAGTTGTTAAATGGTTCCTTTCCCCAATCCAAACCTTTATAACTAGTCGTCACCATCGATTCTTTATCTAAAAACCAGAAACGCTGCTCCACAACAGGACGTTCTATAGGGGCTTCCTTCCAAAATTCTGGGATGATTTCTTCTAACTGTTTTCTATAAAGAATACCTCCCATCACATTTTTCGCCCCTGGATATTCACCTCTTTCAATAAGAAGCACCTTTAAACCATTTTGTGCTGCAGTATATGCGCAACTTGTTCCTGCGGGACCAGCTCCTACAACGATCACATCAAATTTTTCAGACATCAGCTGTCACTCCCCCTGCATCTTCTCTTGCTAACTCCGTTTGGAAGGCCTGTGTTAGCATAGGTACGATTTCAAATGCATCCGCTATCACACCTACATGTGCAGCATTAAAAATGGCGGCATCTGGGTCATTATTAATGGCAATAATTAAATCTGAATTCTGCATGCCAACAACATGTTGAACAGCCCCGGAGATACCGATAGCTATATACAGCTTAGGTGTCACGGTTAACCCTGTCTGACCAACTTGATGATCATGTCCGCATAGACCTGCTTCAACAATATCTCTGCTTGCGCCTAGCGAAGCACCTAAAACATCTGCTAATTCTTGAACGATCTGGAGCCCTTTTTCATCTTTAATGCCTTTACCTGCCGCTACGATAACATCTGCTTCTTCTAGATTAACCGCCTTTTTAGCCTCCCTGACAATCTCAATAACCTTCGTTCGGAGAGTGTCCTCTTTTAAAGAAATTGCTTCAGAAATGAGTTCGACAGTTCCTTCTCTCTGCCAATCTGGGTCTGGCTTTTTCATAACTTTTGGTCTAACGGTAGCCATTTGCGGACGATGTTTTTTACAGAGAATAGTGGCCATAATGTTACCGCCAAAGGCTGGCCTGCTCGCTTCAAATAATCGTTTTTCAACATTAATGTCTAGCAACGTCGTGTCAGCTGTAAGTCCTGTCATCACTTCTGTTGCCACTGCGCTAGCAAGGTCTTTTCCATTAGCTGTTGCCCCATAGAGAATAATTTCAGGCTTGTATTTTCTCACTAAATCTCCTGTCGCTTTCATATAAGTTTCTGTCCGATAATTTTTTAAAATAGGGTCATCTATCACATACACTTTATCTGCACCGTAAGCATATAAGCTTTTGGCCGCTTCAGTCACGTGGTCACCTAATATAAAACCACACAATTTAGCGTCAAGCTTATTAGCTAATTCCCTTCCGGCTCCAAGCAATTCTAAACCTACGTCAATAATGTGGCTATCTCGTTGTTCAATAAACACCCATACATCTTTATAATCCTCAAGATTCATGTTGCCTTCCCTCCTTTCACACTAAATAACTCTCGTTTTTCAAGGGCGATTGTCAGTAGTTGCTCCACTTGTTCTTCCACTGTTCCCTGAATCATGTCCGCCCCCGAACTTTTTTCCGGTGGCCACATTTTCCCAACGATCGTTGGAGACCCTTTTAAACCTAGCTGCTTTATGTCAACATCTTTCAAGTCATCTACTGTCCACACTATTGGCTCGTATCTGGCAGCTTTTATCATGTTAGGAAGTGATGAATAAGCGACTTCATTAATTTCTTTTTCTACAGTAAGTAGACATGGTAACGTTGATTGAATACGTTCATAACCATTTTCAATTTTGCGATGAACAATAATGTTCCCTTTGTCAGTGTCCACTTTTTCCACACGTATGACATTTGTCAATGGTGGGATTTCCATACGACGAGCAATACCAGGCCCCACTTGTCCTGTATCACCATCAATCGCATGTTTGCCACACAAGACGAGGTCGAGGCCTTCTTCATCGATCAACTTTTCAATCGCTTTGTAAAGGGCGTAACTTGTGGCAAGGGTATCTGCTCCTGCAAATCGTCGATCCGAAATTAAATAGCCTTCATCAGCTCCTATTTCAATACATTTCCTAATAGCCATTCTCGCTTGAGGTGGTCCCATCGATAGCACGATGACTTTTCCACCATGCTCTTTTGTTAAACGCACTGCTTCTTCCACCGCATGGGCATCATAAGGATTTAATATAGCTGGCGCACTGGAGCGGTCAAGTGTATTCGTCTTCGGGTTTACTTTAATGATCTTCGTATCTGGAACTTGTTTAATACAAACTAGAACATTCATGACATGTCCCCCCTCATTATTACTCATATTTTGCGTAAAATATCAATGTCCCTTCTTTAAACTGAGAGCCCCATTCACAGTTTCATAGTGTGTCAGTAATATTAAGGACGTTATAAAACTTTGTTCAAAATTTCACGAGCAATATCGTTCTAAATCACTATGGCATAACATCACCATAGTGCTTTGCTTTAGGTAATCATTCTAACTGTATGACCTCCTGTACAAACGTGTTAACGTAGCTCGTTACGTTTTATTAAGTTGCCATTCGTTGATTCTACGTTTTGTCCCCCTTTCAATACTAAAAATGCTGATTTTAAAATGTCATGTCTCATCACTACTATGCAAGGAGAGGAACGATTAATCCTTATTAAATAGTAACGAGTTAAAAACTTAGTAGGTGATGATTTAAATGCGCTGAATTATGGTGGTGAGTTAAGGTAAACTAAGATTGTTATGTGCCTATCTCTACGAGGAAAACATTACTAGCTACATGCATGTGAATATGCCTGTAAGATCACTTTTCACTGCCTACATATTGGCAGCATCCTACACAAGAATGGTGATCGAACTGTTAAAAGGGGCTTTTTAAACTTACTAAATAAGAAGGTCTGAAAGCGATTTCTTTAGTTTATTTATATCAAAAATAGTTTGTGGTAACAACCATATTTTCAAAATTCGTCATCCGTACCCTACATTTTCTTTCTAAAAAATCATTTAATAGCTTTTGAACCAATTTCATCATGCAACTACTCCTGTAAATAACGACTCATACAGTGATCTTCCTCTACACACAGACACTTTCCTGAGCGCCCGTGTTGAAAATCAATTATGAAAGTCATTTCTTTATATAGAGCTGTACAATTTCCTTTTACATAAAGGCGAATTGTACAGCGTTTCAATGCCTATTAATGCTATGTTTTTTTATTTCCATTAACCATCCAAACCTCGCCATCCTTAAAGACCATTTGTTCAGAATATCGAAGATCCATGACCTCTTCTTGTATTTTTTTCGATGGCTCTTCCGTCGTCAAAGATACAATGATATTGGTTAAAAATGCCGCTACAGCACCGAAAATCCCTGCCCCCGTATCAGTAATGCCAAGAATCGTAAAACCACCATACTTAGCAGCAAAAATATAGCTAAACGTGAAAATTAACCCAACTAACAAACCCGCAATAACCCCTTTAGAATTAGATCGTTTCCACCAAACACCGAGAACGAGAGCAGGGAAAAATGTCCCAGTGGCAAGAGCGAACGCCCAGGCGACGATTTGCGTAATCGCTCCAGGAGGATTAAGAGCAATCAATCCAGCTAGTAACGTTGCAATAGCGATGGACCAACGAGCTACATTTAACCGTGTTTTTTCTGTCGCTTCCGGCTTCCATACGCGGTAATAGATATCGTGTGCGAAAGAGGAGGAGATAGCGATCATCAGCCCTCCAGCTGTTGACAACGCAGCTGCCATTGCCCCAGCAGCAACGAGACCGATAACGAACACACCGAGATTGGCGATTTCTGGTGTGGCCATAACAACGATATCATTTGAGATGATCAGCTCATTCCACTGCAGAATGCCATCCCCGTTTTCATCTGCCAGTTGCAGTCTTCCAGTATCAATCCATGGCTGTGTCCACTCAGGAAGCTCTGTAATCTTACTGCCTGCAACGTTTGTCATTAAGATAAAACGTGAGAAAGCAGCGTAGGCAGGTGCCGATAAATAGAGCAAACCAATAAACAGTAAGGCCCAAGCCCCTGACCACCGGGCCGCTTTCATAGAAGAAACGGTATAGAAACGGACGATAACATGCGGTAACCCGGCAGTTCCAGCCATTAGTGTCAACATGAGTGCGATAAATTGCCATTTTGTATCGTTTGTAAATGGTGCAAAATATTCAGAGATACCGAGTTCTCGATCAAGTTCCCCCATTTTTCCAACAATCTCACCGTATGAAATCCATGGGATGGGATTGCCTGTTAATTGAAGTGACATGAAAATAACTGGAATTAAATAAGCGCTAATTAAAATAAGGTATTGAGCCACCTGTGTCCATGTGATTCCTTTCATACCTCCAAATGCGGCATAGAAAGCAATAAGTATGACCCCAATCATCGTTCCCAATTTGGCATCAATTTCAAATAACCTTCCAATAACCACACCAGAGCCGGACAGCTGTCCAATTGAGTAGGTGAAACTAATGATGATCGTACAGATGGCAGCAATAAAACGAGCTAAATGACTATCATATCGGTCACCAATAAATTCTGGAACGGTATAACGTCCATATTTACGTAGCTGAGGTGCAAGAAGAAAGGTCAGTAGCAAATAACCACCGGTCCATCCCATAATATAAGCAAGTCCATCATATCCAAGCAGCATGATCGTTCCAGCCATTCCAATGAAGGAAGCAGCACTCATCCAGTCTGCACCAATTGCCATGCCATTAAAGACTGCCGGAACTCCCCGCCCAGCTACATAAAATTCCGATGTAGCTCGTGCTTTATTATATATGGCGATGCCAATGTATATAGCAAAAGAGGCTAAAATGACCAATAATGATACGAAAAACTGTGTATCCAACATACCCCTCCTCCTATCTTCCGCCCAATAACTAGTTAATGCCCTAATAAACAGCGTTAAAATGACAGTTGTTCAAGGAGTTGCTAGTCAATTTTTGTAAACAAAGCGAGCTGATGTCTCAGTTATTTATTACCTTTCCTCTCCTTAATCTTTTATCACTACTGTCCGTAATGCCATATTTTTTATCAATGGCATCGCTTACTGATGCATTGATAAACAGCAATATAATAAACGTGACAATCGCTCCCTGTGCCCCCATAAAATAATGAAACGGATAACCATTTAGTGTAAATCCACTCAGTGGTTCAGCAAATAGAACTACCCCATAAGAAACGATGAACCAAACAACAAAGTAGATAATCATATAACGTGTCCGTTCTTTAAAATAACGATTAGCTAGTTTTCGATCCATTTTCTTCACATGGTCACCTCCGATAAAACCCATTAAAATCACTTTTGCTTTCTGCCTTCTCTCATCTACTAATTTCTCCATACTCGCACTCTATTACATTAGCAATAGAACCATTACTCTTACATATTCCCTCCCCTTCGTCCAGTTTACTTACCTCAAACTAAATATGAACTTAACAGTATCGATGAATGATGCTGGAACAAGAATAACCTGAATGAGAAAGTAAATGAAAATGGTTAGAAATGGTATAGCTAAGCAGAAAGTTTTTCGATAGCGAAACGTTACAAGTAAGCTTAATGAGGTGATGATGATAAAAATAAAAAACATGTGACCTCCTCCTAAAAAAGAAAGCGCTATCATTTATGATAAGGTTGCGTTTTTAGTTTTAAGAAAATTGCAACTTTTATTATGCTTATAATTTAATAATTAGTCAAGGAAGAAAAAAAGCTATTTTTCGCCCCAATATTGTCGTTTTCTTCTATCCTGTCACTATACTAATTTCGTTTCAACCAATCACCTTATCTAAAAGCTTGACGGAATACCTATTATTGGAATAAGGAGTAGGTGCTAGTCAACATTTAAGGCAACAACGTTTTCTTCTCAGTAGCATCACTGGGATTATTACTGGGAAGAGGCGTTTCAAATCATCGAGAAACAAGTCAACGAAGGTGAGGTCAGCCACTTAGACGACCTCGTGTACGTCCCTTATTCTTATAACCTAATCGTTTACAAATTGTGGATAAGGACTACCGCTTATATGACAGTTATCTTTTTTTCACTTGAGCCAGAAAAACAAATTGACATAATGTTCAGTTTAATAAAACCAGTTACTTTGGCTCATTTGACAAAGTGATTTTTAAATTAATGCAATGGTAGTGATTTAATTATAAAAAAATGAAAATAAAGGTTAATTTTATGCTTTTTGTGATTATAATTAGATTTAAAGTTACATAGGAGGTGATATTTTGAACTTTGAACGACTTTTCATAACCGAATCCAATGAATTTTATAGAGTAGCTTTAGATTATAAAGATTTAGCTTATATTATGGTAACAGATACTCTAAAACCAACTCCTAGAGAGTATCTACTCTCTATTATGGATGAGGATGGAGAAAGTGCAGAGAACTTTTTAAATGTAAAAATTGCTATGTGTAGTGAATTATCACAAAAAGAAAGAACTAAACTAAGAGGCTTCTTAGAAGATTTATTTTCCTATAAACCTGATCTGGATTATTCAGTAGAATTCTTTTTACTTGATGAGGAAATGGATATAAGAAGTTCAAATGAAGAAGAACTAGCTGCTTTCTTAGCGCAGGTAAATAGAGTTTTTGGTACAAATGTTTCTTTTCAATTTTCAAGTACTAACAAATTAATACAGAAATAAACTCAAGAGGGAAATAAAGTATGAAAAATACTAAAAAATTTTTTGTTCTATTGTTAACTGCTGTTCTGATATTTTCAATGTTCTCTCCGAATGTAGTGAATGCTGGTTCTAGTGTATCCGTAGATTTAGGTGGTGATGGAAAGCTAGAATTGATAACCCACATGAAAATAAGACTGGAAAGTGGCATGCACACGTTTATAATTCGGGGTTGCTTAACAACATCCCTTTTAATGAGTTGTCATCTGATAGTCTCGTTTATCTAACGTGAGTGATGCCATTGTTGTAAAAAACAAGAAAAAGAGACGAGCCCTTAAGGCCTTCGACAAGTTAAGATTTAACACTTACAGGGCGATAACGGATTCACTTGTCTCTTTTAGACGTGCTCGAATAAGCCCTAAACCATAGGTACGTTTGGCTTCTCCGAATTTGCCCTCAATGGCATGTCGCTCACGTGCCTCCTGGTAGGCGACTCGTTTTTGGTCGTTATTTTCTTTTTTCGAGGGTCTTCCTAGCTTTGGACCACTAAGGCGACTACCTTCTCGCTTGCAATACTTTCGATTCTCACGCGTTAGATAAATCCGATCTGCTAAAAGCTTCTGGATAATACCCAAAGCGGTTTTTGTACGACGCTATCGCTCTTTTCAAATCTGTCCCTTCGTGGTAGGCACACCTTACGTTATCTAGGAATGCCCAGCCATCCGTCATAACCAGTGACAGTTTCGCACCACATTCAACGTTTGTGTATGTTTTACCTCGAACAATCGGTCGTACATGCGGTTGTGAGATACTCACGATTCTGTCATCAATTCGATGAGATTTTGACGTGTACATCTGCTTTTGTTGTCGGTAAACGGCTTGAATGACTAAGAGGTCACGATACTGACGACGACTTAAAGCTGAAAGCCCAACCTGATCTACAAAGTTTGTCATATGCTTTAGATCACGTTTGACGTAGTTAAGTTGCTTTCTAATTCCCTTTCTCAGCTTACGTGTGGATGGCTTCTTCTGCTTAGTCAAACTCACATACTCTTTACGGGCTTTTTGACGGTATGTTCTTGGCTTCTTCTGACGACCACCAAGGGAGTCATGGAGGGTATCAATCATGCCTTCTAATTTTTCACGGCTCTTGTTCAAAAGAGCCACGTCCGTGGATAGGTGATATGATATCAGCCGGGGCACATGTGGCATCAATGAGCAGCTTTCCTTGATGGTAATGTGGTTCCTCAGACTTATCCGACTGATCTGGCTTAGATACGGAGGACTTTGAAGCACCACCTGAGCCATGATGAGAGTCGTCATCATCAGA
The Salipaludibacillus sp. LMS25 DNA segment above includes these coding regions:
- a CDS encoding isochorismatase family cysteine hydrolase; amino-acid sequence: MGEKNDNPHVHDYEHVALVFVDMISDFSFKDGDKLFPHTFMAAQKMAQLKAGAKKLNIPTLYVNDNYGRWQSDFPGIVEEMKQSEQGKKIINLLQPDNDDYFILKPQYSAFFMTPLELLLDYLNVKSLIICGVAGNRCIHFTANDAYMRGYKLYIPSDCTASNSQEENDEALHLMAHVLKATIQPSEELDLEAIKFEWRHQER
- a CDS encoding ferredoxin family protein; this translates as MAKTLEDKQYLIRFNCDKKSHLEVLNHDLCATDCPDKACTLFCPGEVYKWEGDRMFVGYEGCHECGSCRIGCPHENIKWEYPKGGHGVVFRLA
- a CDS encoding FAD-dependent oxidoreductase, coding for MSEKFDVIVVGAGPAGTSCAYTAAQNGLKVLLIERGEYPGAKNVMGGILYRKQLEEIIPEFWKEAPIERPVVEQRFWFLDKESMVTTSYKGLDWGKEPFNNFTVLRAKFDKWFAEKAVEQGALLINETVVTECLVEDGKVIGVKTDRPDGDVYADVVVLADGVNSLLGKQLGFHKEWKPNEVALTVMEVLKIQKKVINERFNIKDDQGVSVEIFGDATQGILGTGFLYTNKDSVNIGVGTTLSGMVKKKLKPYELLERLKDHPMIQPYIEGAETQEYLAHLIPEGGYHAIPKLVGDGVLVVGDAAQFVNAIHREGSNMAMASGKMAAETIIEAKEIGDYSERTLDSYRTTIYDSFIGKDLKKYKEAAHTFEENPQYFQEYIPLMNEAMHTFFSVDGTPKREKQKKIMAKMTAGRGKLGLAKDMYKAWKAVK
- a CDS encoding electron transfer flavoprotein subunit alpha/FixB family protein, with product MNLEDYKDVWVFIEQRDSHIIDVGLELLGAGRELANKLDAKLCGFILGDHVTEAAKSLYAYGADKVYVIDDPILKNYRTETYMKATGDLVRKYKPEIILYGATANGKDLASAVATEVMTGLTADTTLLDINVEKRLFEASRPAFGGNIMATILCKKHRPQMATVRPKVMKKPDPDWQREGTVELISEAISLKEDTLRTKVIEIVREAKKAVNLEEADVIVAAGKGIKDEKGLQIVQELADVLGASLGASRDIVEAGLCGHDHQVGQTGLTVTPKLYIAIGISGAVQHVVGMQNSDLIIAINNDPDAAIFNAAHVGVIADAFEIVPMLTQAFQTELAREDAGGVTADV
- a CDS encoding electron transfer flavoprotein subunit beta/FixA family protein: MNVLVCIKQVPDTKIIKVNPKTNTLDRSSAPAILNPYDAHAVEEAVRLTKEHGGKVIVLSMGPPQARMAIRKCIEIGADEGYLISDRRFAGADTLATSYALYKAIEKLIDEEGLDLVLCGKHAIDGDTGQVGPGIARRMEIPPLTNVIRVEKVDTDKGNIIVHRKIENGYERIQSTLPCLLTVEKEINEVAYSSLPNMIKAARYEPIVWTVDDLKDVDIKQLGLKGSPTIVGKMWPPEKSSGADMIQGTVEEQVEQLLTIALEKRELFSVKGGKAT
- a CDS encoding sodium:solute symporter family protein translates to MDTQFFVSLLVILASFAIYIGIAIYNKARATSEFYVAGRGVPAVFNGMAIGADWMSAASFIGMAGTIMLLGYDGLAYIMGWTGGYLLLTFLLAPQLRKYGRYTVPEFIGDRYDSHLARFIAAICTIIISFTYSIGQLSGSGVVIGRLFEIDAKLGTMIGVILIAFYAAFGGMKGITWTQVAQYLILISAYLIPVIFMSLQLTGNPIPWISYGEIVGKMGELDRELGISEYFAPFTNDTKWQFIALMLTLMAGTAGLPHVIVRFYTVSSMKAARWSGAWALLFIGLLYLSAPAYAAFSRFILMTNVAGSKITELPEWTQPWIDTGRLQLADENGDGILQWNELIISNDIVVMATPEIANLGVFVIGLVAAGAMAAALSTAGGLMIAISSSFAHDIYYRVWKPEATEKTRLNVARWSIAIATLLAGLIALNPPGAITQIVAWAFALATGTFFPALVLGVWWKRSNSKGVIAGLLVGLIFTFSYIFAAKYGGFTILGITDTGAGIFGAVAAFLTNIIVSLTTEEPSKKIQEEVMDLRYSEQMVFKDGEVWMVNGNKKT
- a CDS encoding DUF4212 domain-containing protein, with the protein product MKKMDRKLANRYFKERTRYMIIYFVVWFIVSYGVVLFAEPLSGFTLNGYPFHYFMGAQGAIVTFIILLFINASVSDAIDKKYGITDSSDKRLRRGKVINN
- a CDS encoding transposase, which encodes MGIIQKLLADRIYLTRENRKYCKREGSRLSGPKLGRPSKKENNDQKRVAYQEARERHAIEGKFGEAKRTYGLGLIRARLKETSESVIAL